The DNA window CTGTATTCTCTTTTGCAACACACTTTCTACCCAGTGGCTAACCGCACCTCATATAAAGCCATGTGAATAAGTAAGCTTCACAAGTTGTTGACTTTTTTAGCATATCTGAACAGCCAACAATTGGATCTTCATTTGAACAGTGCCTACAAATGAAGGCGATATACTTGGACAAatgacacaaaaatgtaaaatgtctattCATTCTCattatctgatttaaaaaaatacatatttatgtacatatttaagTTAGAACATGCTACATTTACCACTTTTTCAATTCAATGGAATTTAAATTAGGTGTTCCAGATTGGTTGCCAATATTATAAACCTCAGATATCTACAGTGTGATGTGAGTGGTATCATAAAGTAAAAGTGTCCTTTAAGTCTTCAGAGACAAGTTTGTGGATGCTTATTAGTCTAGTAGGGACCTTAATTTACCTGTATGGAAGTTGTGCCaggtaaaagtttttgttttgtccaaAAAACATTACAGCAGGGCTACTGTTTGCAATtgaatatataggaaaaaacGGGCCTTCCCGCACCGTGTGGTGGATGATAAATCAAAGAAAACTGTGAAGTATGGTGGTAGAAATGTTATAGTTTGTGGTTATTTTGCTGCTTCAGTGTCTGGCCAGCTGGCAAAACTGGAGTCAACTAATAAATCTTAATAAAACTGCTGTTCCCATCCCCAGTGTGAACACAGCCTAAGtgtgatctttttttaaattttaaaagcttTCCACTATACACTGGCATAAGTCTCTCCTTTATTTAGTCACTCACCTGTTCAAATTTCCATCCATCAGACATGGTGGATACCATCTGTGTAAGCTCTTCCTCCTGGCATTGTAACACTCTGTATACATGTTTCACAGGACCCTGGTAAAAGGTGCTGAAGCTTTTAATACTGTctttaaataaactgtacattCAGTAAACACATAGGTTTAATCTAACTAAAACAAATAGCAAGGGTAGGTAGAAAAGGtactaagccaaaaaaaaaaaaacacaaacattattgTATATGTGCAGTATGTATCTGTGCATACTATAAAAGTTAATTGTTTAAGTGACCTTGTTAAACACTTACAAATATcacagctgaactccagccttaccttcagtcttgtacATGGGTACAGGCTTCTCTCCTGTACTGTAATCGCTTACCCTGAGTTCACTGCAAATTCTGAGCATCtcatagtgtgcattagaagctggagAACATCAGAGTCAGCACGCCTTTTTAGTTGGAGGATATCTAGCCCTTTTCTCCGAGGCCAAAACCCTTTTCTCAGGACCAAACCTTTCATTCACTTGAGTTtagttcttttaatcatggaggaTCAACATTAAATGTGGGTGTTGCCAAAGTAGTGCGATTGCAAACCTCTGTGGTGGGGCTGGAAGGAGTACTTAGACAGGGTGATGTAATGTTTACAGCAAACTCCACCAGCCCTCTTCACCAACCAAGATCTGTCTGTATTGTCGTTACTATGTCTAAAACAAGGTATGAAGGGGTAGAACCAGGGGACATAAAATATAGGATGATTTCTACTTATGTACTAGAAGGTCACATATCAGCTGTTGTTTTTAGGTGCATTGGCCACACAGCAAATGTTAAACTAAAACTGCATTATCAGTACAAGTTGTAATAGTTCTTCCTGACAAATACAATGATTACTTGATTCTTTTTATCCACCCTAGCATACCCAGTATACAAACAGCGGTCATCCAATAAACAACATATCAGTAAAATATTGATTGGTGATACATTTACCTGTGAAGTTCGATTCTCATTGTCTCGAATACGCTCTTTTACAAGTCGGACCAATGAAGCAATGTTGTAGAACTCTGCTTCTTCTAACACACCTGTAAAGAAAGGATAAATACTGTTTCAATGTTCCCTTTATTTAAAAGACACTATTTCTCCAGATTAAATTCCAATTTGGTATCTTAAAAACCCTATTACCACATTAGGTAAAATAGTAGTAAATAATAATTCCAATAAGTAATCTTGTAAGGTCCCTGGTCTAGTCCAAATGCTTGGCTCAggcaccaatcccccaatctatctaTGAAGTCTTCACATATAGACAAACTCCCGATTAGTGAGTCAAGATGACACGGTCAAGGGTCATGGAAAGGCAGAGatacaaaaagagaaagaacttaaaaagtttttttttcaggaaatcaGGCAGAGCTTGGTCCAGGCAGCAAGCAGGAAATATTCATGGCCAATTAGGATCAGAGGCTTGGAGCAAATCACTGAACAAAATGGTAAGTAAGTTGCTATTAACACTACTGCAGTTAAATCAACCTAAGAAGAGTAATCAGTTCCATAAACTGGGCACAGAATCAACAATCCCTGAAATGTCTTGACTTCCaagaaaacccataaaaataaataaataatgataataaatagtgTTTAACAGCAAAactgaagttctgctttaggtatttAGCTGCAAAACAAATTAGGAAGTGTGGCTGGTCTGAGAGCAGCAATTGgggcacattcatttttttatacccGAAACGCTGGGTACAACATTAAAAAACTGAGAGGGCTGTATATGGCCCATAAAAAGCACGTAGACATccctgacaatttttttaatccttattttgcttttatttttttaaacctatacactgcttttcaaaaaaaagaaatcccaaaGTCTGTGGGGCCATTGGTAaaatctggggttgcttcagttggatAGATTTAGGTGCTGATATTATGAGCCAAACaataaggtcagctgactacctaaatatactgaatgaccaggtttttccattattagattttttttcttggcatgggcatattccagaaaaaaatgccaGGATTTATCAGTCTTTAAATGTGAAAGAGCTTTAGGGATCATCAATTTTCAtccatggattggccaccacaaagtccagaccttaatcctATGGAGAATATTTGGGATGTGCTGCAAAAGACTTTACGCAGAGGTCCAATTCTCCCATCGTCAAtgcaagatcttggtgaaaaaaaatgaactctggACAGAAAAAAAGGTGGTGACAttgcaatccaaaaaaaataataaagcgtttttatttttttggacaggctgtgtatatcaatatattttacagattggtcattaaaaaaatcagacaattttattttttattttcaaagagaTTTTAAACTAAATTTCCTGTAACCCCAATTTTCAAACACCCGTGGAGACccctgcagaccatgtcccccatacacattgcaggctcagggcaggttgtatttctggacacaacccacccactctcccaatgcaggttcagacctgcgatgggagagtgggccggttctggcatcatgacgtcactctgaaagtttcttccccttttgagtgacacacggcttcccgcacatgcacggtccatagtacgtgcatttagtggtccgtgagttccaaaggttggggaccactgatctagagcaCTGAATGATAAATCTAATCCTCACCTTCTTCTGCTAATTCTTTGCTGAGTATTAGCTTCCCATGTCGTAAATAGTTTAGTATTGGCCCAAAATAGGTAGGGTCCCTGTCGATCAGGAAGGCTCCCGTTTCATcctagaaaacaaaacagaaaatactaTTTCTAGCAGCTGAAATATATGTTGATCCATATTTTCTAAATTCAGTTTAACTGTTTGACTGTTATCGCAGAAGAATCAGATGTCAGCTGCAAATAACGTGACTGTTGACAGTTACATCTCTCAGTAGCAGAGGTTTTTATCATCCATACAACTGTAGCAGAAAGCACCAATTCCTTGCATTGCCTGGAGAAAATATTGCTTCAGGATACTCATGGCAGACAAGAAGCAAGAGCCGATGCATTTAGTCATCTGACCTGTACTAAAGGAGGAATTTCAATCACAGCTCAACAAGGATCTGAGATTGTCCACacaattgtagaaaaaaaatcaaattcagtTCTCCAACCTGGGGTGTAGTGAGGCGGGCACGCCATGCCCTTACTGTTTCGGGATCCCTGTATAGGCTCTCCCTGCGCACTCCagccactgatagccttcactgtTACCATGccccctattctttttttttgactaCACCCGTCTCCAACCATGCAAAAAGAAATTATCTTCCTTCCTGAACTTAATCTGCATGATTAGATAATTTAAGTAAGTCTTCACACTATTAAGTAAATCAGCACACTGTTCTTGTACTGTTCACTGCTGTACGGTGGGGATCAGGTACCTCATTTTCATGAAcaagctgcacaaaaaaaaaaaaagtgcatgaacATTTGTGTTAACATTTTCAGTGCACCTTGTGTTGTGGTGCAGGTCAGCCCACGGAGTGCATTGGGCTGCCATTGATtagcactgcagcacaccaaCGCATGTCACTAAAATGACTGTATGGTGCTGCAATGCACAAAGGTGAATCAGGCCATAGCAGATCAGCCTGTGTCCAGGATCTTATCATCACCAGGATCTTGGAGCAGAAGTTTCTCTATGTAAGATGTTctgatgattttttaataaaagaataaatcctatatttatttacaacCTTTTCAGACTTCAGTGTTCTAGCACAGTGTCATTTACTATGAATGGCATACAAGTGCAATTTGTAGGAGATGCAAATACACAGCAGGGTACCTAAACTtagaagtttcactttacataaaacggtagataacctttttatgtaaagtaaaaattctgtgtgtttgttaagtgcaacaccctttttgtttaataaaaaaaagggtgcagcacctcccactaattctcgatcgccgaatctggcctttaggctagatacggcgTAGCcggtagtccgttccggcctaacgtcccctggccgaTCCTGCTGGCAACGCGCGGCATGGGGCTACtagccgggattaggctggaacaaactattagagccgcatgcagctcttgagcctcctcttgctgtgcctcccttcttccctatttaccgcggtggcaaaagtgttaacgccggccccGGTAAAAAGGGAACATtgcgtatgcattgtggaggagagggatttcccgtCAGGGGGCATTCGTAGTGGGGGGTGGgaccattagggcaggactcagggagaatccggcctagtgtgcacctacctgcccaccccataaatggcccagTGGCCGAAAAACATTGCAGACCtctggcctaggcaatcgagaataaatggagcgcaaagcctcctgggatgcatgacatgactttgcgctcccattcattcttgaatgCACCCTGTAAGCTCTTGGGTGCTGCTTTCTGTAAAAAGGGagaaaacttgccgatctcacgcatgagcagagCACCCGATCTTGtccctgggtcaggtgacataggaagaagaacccaaaataagagacgaagatggcggtgctcagAGACtgatgccgggacgacgtgggacccgatggaagacacctctggccCGAACGACAGCAGCagaaggtaagtagatttttttttgttttcagcgtttttcagtttacttcctctttaaatgcatCACAACAGATAACACAAGTATTAATGAGGAGTTTAGGAGACCTGTACAGAGCCATAGGGGGGCAGACATTGCTGATCTGTCCATGTCTGAGTACAGGTTTCCATGGTAACCATATGACGGCAGCCAGGAACATAAACAATGGCAGCCATGGTTGTCAGTCAGCACCTTGTCAGAGTCCAAGTCTGGGTCTTCTTGGCACAGTCGGTATAGGAATGACTTGGGCTCCCGGCACAGAGTCTGTTTGGTGCTCAGGAAGTATGTACCGCCCACGTTAAGTCGG is part of the Pyxicephalus adspersus chromosome 3, UCB_Pads_2.0, whole genome shotgun sequence genome and encodes:
- the KCTD2 gene encoding BTB/POZ domain-containing protein KCTD2, producing the protein MAEPQRDSPYSLTIPTPRSGPPSPGLSCSGPRSPRSPGHQEAAGKPGGKWVRLNVGGTYFLSTKQTLCREPKSFLYRLCQEDPDLDSDKDETGAFLIDRDPTYFGPILNYLRHGKLILSKELAEEGVLEEAEFYNIASLVRLVKERIRDNENRTSQGPVKHVYRVLQCQEEELTQMVSTMSDGWKFEQLISIGSSYNYGNEDQAEFLCVVSRELNNSTNGLVIEPSEKAKILQERGSRM